The genomic region AACCCAGGTTAAAACGCCGGGCGATATCGGAAAGTGTATCGTCCTCGCGGGCAGTAATGATCTGTAATTTACCGACCACATCTTCACGGGCGGAATCGAAACTGTATTCATGACTTGCAATGGGCATCGGCAACGACCGAGCAACTGGATTGACTGATTGCGTCGATTGGGTTAGAAATGATTGACATCCGATCAAGAAGAAAAAGCTGCCGATAAAGCTGTATCTCAGAATATAATGCAGCAATGGTGGAAATGTTGGGATCATCCGAATCATATGGGTCAAAAAACAATAAAATCATCAATGGCTCGTCAATTTACAGGTTTTTTCCGCAAGGCTCAATCATTCTGCTGATCAATAGGAATTTCGTTGGTTAAAAGACAGTGCTGTAAAAATAAAATATTTCCCGAAAAATACTCGAAAACTACCAGAGAATCGCGCTTAACAGGATTGCAAATGCACCATCAACCCGATTTATTTTCCAGTGAGATCAAAGATACTTCGCGGCATACCTCAGGTAATTCTGCGAATGCGCTTAGGATGATGGCACAGCATGATCATCTATCACCAGGGCAGCAGCGCTTTAACCGGCTACTGGATCGCATTGAGAAGTTGAAAGTACAATGGGTCGAAATGCAGATGATGTGCGATGCGCATCGTCCCGTGTACCACCAGATACTGACGCCGCTGCGTGAGCGCCATAGCCTATGTGTGCGGGAAATGGTGTTTCTGCTGGATAGCCGATTGCAGCGTAGAGGCCTAAGTGCACAGCAAGAACGTATTGCTGCAGCCATACTGTGCAATCTTAGTATGCAGTTGATAGTTCAAGGAGATGAAGAAATGAAAGCGCTGCATGACAAGTACAGCAGCGAAAGTTTGTCGCAGAAGGAGCAATCTGCCATGATGGATATGCGCGAAATGATGGAAGACATGCTGGGTGGGCCATTGACCGATGACGAATCCTTGGAAACTGTGAACGATGTATTTGAAGCGGGTATGAAGCGTTTGCGCGAAGCGGAAGAGGTCAAACGGGAAGCGCGACAAGCTCGGATTCGAAAAAGAAAACCCAGTGCCGCTCAGCTCCAGGCTGAAGCCAATCAGAAGGCGGCAGAAACCACATTGCGCAAAGTTTTTCGTCAACTGGCCAGTGCTTTGCATCCTGATCGTGCCAGTGATTCCGATGAACGCGACCGGAAAACAGTGCTCATGAGCGAAGCCAATGCCGCTTACGATCGTCGTGATTTGGTGGCTCTGTTACAAATCCAACTGCGTGTTGAACTAACGGACACTGCATCCATTGCCAAAATGGCGGATGAGCAAATTGCTGCAATGACGTTATTGCTCAAACAACAAGCTCAGGAACTGGAAAGCGGATTGCAACAGCAGCGTCATGAGGTACGCTATGAATTTGGCCTCAAGTCCTATGAGACGGTGAGCGTGGCTAACCTTAATCGCAGTCTCAGGGCCGAGGAATCATTTTTTGAAAGGGAGTTGAGCGCGATGCAGCAGGATTTGCAGCAACTGACCGATGATAAATACTTCAAGCGCTGGTTAAAAGATCAAAAACAGTTATCCAAGGAACCTAGGGCGGACATTTTTGATGATTGGCGGTATTGAATTTTCTCGATACGTCGTTGCAGTCCGGAGTGCTGATAACAGACGAAGAAAAATCCATATCTCCTTTATAAGCGTACTGGAAATTTAAACACTACAGAGTTTCATATTGATGAAATCAGGCTATTATGTTGGGATGGAATGGGATTTTGAACATGTGCATGAGATTGGGATAATTTAAAATTGCATCATAATCGGGAGAATACCAATGACTGAACAAAATAACGTGCCGATCGAGAATAAAACGGAAGCAGCCAGAAATCAGGCAATGCAGATTAATGTCAAGATGCAGCAAGGTGAGCATGCCGGTCAGCCGCTCTATTCTAATTTTGCTTCGATTCAGGGAGGGCAGGGGGTTGTGATTGTGGACTTTGGTTTTCTTGATCCCCAGACCATGAGCACGTTGAATCAACTGGTGCGTGCGGGCAAGAGAGTGCCGGATACCGTTGGCGCAAGGATGTCGTGCCGGATTGCACTGAGTGTTGAAGCCGCACACAATTTGGCGCATCAGCTGAATCAATTGCTGCAAAAAAAATAGTTGGGATTTCTCTGTCACGTTCAGGCAATTGATGCGTGACTGTTTTATGTGATTGATTTTCTTAATTGGAGAAACGCATGTCTGATGAGAAAGATATTGTGACTCAGGATAAAGATGAGATGACTCAACCGGCTACGAAGCAGATTGGTATCAGAATGTTGCCGGGCGAGCACACGAGTCAGCCGTTGTATTCCAATTGCTCGACTGTGAATGGTGGGCAGGGTGTGGTGCTAGTCGATTTCGGTTTCCTTGATCCGCAGAGCCTGAATGCTTTGAATCGAATGGCGAGATCAGGCGAAAAGCTACCGGATGTGGTCAATGTGAAATTGTCCAGCAGGATGGCAATCAGTATCGAGACCGCTCATCATTTGTCACAGCAACTGAATCAATTGCTTGGCACTCAGCTTTCGGCTGCCGTTGCGCAGCAAGGTCAGAAAAATACGAATGAACCATCGATGCAGACTGATTCGAGTGCGCTGGGAGAAGGTGGCTTGGATACTCAGAAAAACGATAAGAGTGGTTTCCGTTTTCCCTGGTCAAAGAAGACTCACTAATCATCATCAAGTCAATCAGATAATTGGGAACCGGGATTATCTGATTGACTCAACAATTAAAACTGGTAATACAATTACTCCTTAGTCGTTCTTTTTACGCAATGGGATTTTCTTAAATAGCGGTATGAGAAATAATCCGATCAGTGCACCAATCAGCATTATTCCGTAATTTCTCAAATCCGGGTCGGAAAAATTGGTCATTTCCAGTGTTAGTAAGTTCTTTTCAGCTTTGCCGGAAGGCTTATTAGAAACTTTCGGCAAATCCTCGGCTTCATAGCCATCGTTGACATTATAGGGTGTTAGACCTGGAATGCTGGGGATGTCTTTTCCGCCTTTCCCCACCACTAATTGCGCCTTCATGCCTTTTTCCATGTGATGAGAAATATCGCAGTGCACCAGATAAGTGTCATCGGAGCCCGGTACGATGATCGTGCCGGATACGGTTCTAGGGCCAGTGACTTCCAGATGGAACATACCATATTTATAAAGATATTTAGGCAAGCCGTGCATCATGAATTGATGGCGAACACTATCCTCGTTAATAAAATGCCAGGTAACTTTCGCGCAGGGTTTCACGTGCCACTGTTGCTGATCAAACGCGAAAGCCGTGCCTGGGAATTTCGCAGAATACTTTCTGCCGGCCCGCACGGTAATTTCAACTTCTTCCGAAATACTTTGGCAACTGCTGGGAAGTTTGTCCAGGTTCTGCCCCATGATCATGGTGCCTTCGTGATCCATGATGTGATCGTCATCCATGTGATGATGGTGATGCATATCGCCATGATCCATAGCATGCGTATCGTGAGCACTGTGATCCATATCGTGATCATGCCCATGATCAGTATCATCCGCACCATGCTCGCCAGCATGATCGACTGCAGCGCCGGTTTTTGTGCTGATGCTGTGGCCACTGTGATCATGCTTATCCTGATCCATACTATGTTCGCTATGATCATGCGCATCATGATCCATGTCGTGACCACTGTGATCTTGTTTTTCTTGTTCGCTGGATTTATCTTGCTGCTGCGCAGTTGCCGGTATGTTGAACGCAAGAATACCGGCAAGTAAGAAAATAATTGTTGTAGTCTTAGCCATTATTGGTTACTCCCTTTAGGGCTTTTTAGGCGTGCGATTGCTGCTGTGGCGCTTTGTTTGATTTGTCCCCATCGGGCGAAAATCAAATAGATCAAAAACCCTGCCAGTAAGCCGTAAAGCGCATTAAGCAGCAAAGTTTGTGTCGCAGTATCCAAACCCGTACGTTCACCCGGAGATCCCAAGCTCGCCCATTCATCCAGATCCTGCCAGATGGGGAGCCTTCTTTCGAAGTATTCCTTAGTGAAATACTTGTTTAAATCAATACCAAAATGACTCACCTTCGGCATACCGTCTTTACCTAAATAGGATGTGTAGACGATCGAACTCATACTGCCGCCCTCGGCCATGCCGTCCGTGGTGATTCCTTTTTCCCGGTGGTCATGGATCAGCCAGTCACCTTCGCCGTAGCTATGTTTGCCGTCATTGACAGTTTCCAGCTTCAGATCAAGTCGCTGTGCCGGTGCGATATCAAAGACATCGCGCATGATCTGCGCCATCGGGTTGTGTTCCACGCCATCATAATGCGTGATCGTGGCATGATGGCCGTGTGTATGAACGGCGATCTGCTCGCCACCGCTATTGAGCAGCCGGAGTTTGATTTTTTGATCCGGTTCGACAATGATGAGCGATTCCCTGAGGGTATAAGGGAATGAAAGACCGTTCAGAGTAAAATAATCTTCGGTTGAGTCGGTAATGTCATAACGCCGGTTCATATCACGCGCAATGAGTCTGGGGTCGTTATGTTTCTGGATGATCTCGCCTAATTGCTTATCCATTGCGTGATAGTGCAGATCGTACTCTTGATCGAACTGCTCACGCACCGCAACCGAAGGATGGCGCACATGACCTGCGCCGATATTCAGCGTTTGCAACCAGTTATTCGGTCTATTTTCTTCAACGATAATCATCCCGGCAAGCCCCATGGCCAAGTGGGTGTGGGTTTGTACGTGACAGTGATAAAACATGGTGCCAGGTTGGCGCGCCTGGAACTGATAAATACGGCGTTCGCCCGGCATCAGTTCCACTTCGCTGGTTTGCGGTACACCGTCTTGGCCACCGTGTTCGCCGTGCGAGAATGGGTGATCAACGCCGTGCAGATGAATACTATGAGGGAAATAATGAGTATTCTCCAGTACGATTTGCACGATGTCACCGACTTCGACACGAATGACTGGTGAAGGTAATCTCAACAGCGGATTCGCACGGATACTCTCGAAATTTTCAGTCGACATACCGCTCATCTTGGGCGCGAAAACCCATGCGCCGGGCTGTATACCGGGGGCAATATCAAAGGTTGGAAGCACCCCGGGAAAATCGGGTGTTTTGCCGTTTAATTCCATGATTTCCAGTTTGATGATAATCCGGTCGGGATCACCATCGCCATCCAGATCGTCGGTTTTGATGATGGCGTCTGGCGAGAGTCCCGTCTTCATCAGGGTATCCATCGAGATATTATTGGTTCCTTTGACCGCCGCTGCGATCCACGCGGGATTATCCGGGCTGCAACCTGGAGATGCTTCAATTTTGACACCATCAATTTCCTGAGCTTCCCGCCATGCGGCAGAAATGATGGGATCGCACATGGGTTCAGCGGTTAATGCCGCAGGGTCAACTTTTATAGTTTCAGGTAACTTTAAGGATGCCTGAGCAGTCACTGCTGCCGACATCATGCAGAAAGTCAATAGGGCAAAAAAAATATGGACAGGCATATATAGCGCACCTTTAAATTTTATTGAGCATTAAAAATAGAGTTGATCGAATTTGCACATTGAGTGATCGGAGCCGGTTTTAATGATCAGGATCAATTTAATAAGCCAGATCGAGAGGTACAAATACTCAACTGCGTATCCGGAGGCAGGTAAAATAATGCGGAATATCTTATCTTCATCTATGCAATACTTCTACATTGTTCGTCAAACTATCATTATAGATATTATACAGAACCCTATTATGCTTTTGTGGTTTTTCCATAATCTGATGGATGTTAAATTTATAACTTACTGAGCAAATTGATCGAGTGGCAATCTCTATTTTTTCAATGTTTTTGAATTATCCTTGTTTTTTAACGATTCTTAAAAAGAAATGCGCTAATTCTTTTTACTATGGATTGGCGTGTTGTCTATTGGCAGGTTGTGGAGGCAGCGAGCCGGATCAGCCAACAGCCGGAACGAATCCAGCCATTGCGGTGACATTTATGGTTGCTGAGCCGGTAAATATGCCCATGAGCCTTGAAACAATCGCGCAAACCGAGGGTGCAAAAGAAATCGAAGTTCGCCCGCGTGTCGGTGGAATTTTACTTAAGCGTTTGTATGACGAGGGTGCGGCGATCGTAGCCGGACAGCCGCTATTTTTAATCGATCCCGAGCCTTTTCAGAATGCTTTGAATGAGGCGGGAGCCTTACTGCGCGAGCAGGAAGTTCGGGTATTACGCGCCAGAACCGATGAGAATCGTCAAAGACAGTTGCTGGCGGAAAATTTTGTCAGTCAGCGCGCTCATGAATTGACCACAGCAGATCTCGCGATAGAAGAAGCTGCCTTGCAAGCTGCAAAAGTCCGCGTTCGGCAAGCGCAGCTCAATCTTTCCTATACTACCGTTAAAGCGCCTGTCAGTGGGATGACCGGGCGTGCACAATTTTCCGAAGGCGCATTGGTGTCCGCTAATAGCAGCCTGCTGACGACATTGGCGCAGCTGTCTCCGATATGGGTGCGGTTCAGTTTCTCTGATAATGAAGTTGCCAGGTTCGGCGGGCATTTGAACGAAAAGAATGTGCATAGTGTGCAAATGATTCTTGCGGATGGTTCCGAGTATCAACAGACGGGCAAGATCAATTTTGCCGCCAGTAGAATTGATCCTATGCTCGGCACACAGCAATTACGCGCCACGTTTGACAATGCCGATCAGCGCATACTGCCCGGGCAATTTGTGCGGGTGCGGGTGACTGCCGGGGAATCGAGAACGGTATACGTCGTTCCCCAGGTTGCCGTGCTAAGCTCGGATTTAGGGCGCTTCGTTTATGTCATTGATGAACATAATGCTGTCGTTCAGCGTGCTGTTATCGCCGGAGATTGGATTGGCAAGGATTGGATCATTTTGGATGGATTACATGCGGGAGATCGGGTGGTGGTGGATAATCTCATCAAATTGTCACCCGGTAAAACGGTCGATCCGCAATTACGGGATGCGCCATCGTCATGATGGATAATCCGATCTATGGCTAGATTTTTTATTGAGCGGCCGATCTTTGCATCGGTTTTGTCGATCATTATTGTGCTTGCAGGATTGGCGGCTGCCATGCAATTGCCGATCGAGCAGTACCCGAGGATTACGCCTCCCACCGTCATTGTGACTGCAAATTTCCCCGGTGCCAGTGCCGAAACGGTCATCAAAACAGTGGCTGCGCCGATTGAAGAGAAGCTCAGTGCCATTGAGGGTTTGTTGTACTTTAATTCCAGCGCTGATTCGAGCGGGCGCCTGACGATTACCGTCACATTTGAAATTGGCACCGATGTCGATCGCGCAACGTTCAATGTCAGCAATGAAGTGAATACCGCATTGGCGCGTTTACCTGATGAAGTCAGGCGTACCGGAATTACCATCCAGAAACGCACCAATGATCTGTTGCTGGTTTTCGCGGTAACTTCCCAGGACCCTCAGCATACAGGGCTTTTTCTAAGCAACTTCATTACCAACAATATTCTGGATGACATCAGGCGTGCGCCGGGTGTTGGGGAAGCCAGAATTTTTGGCGCCCAGGATTATTCCATGCGGATTTGGTTGAGACCGGATCGAATGGCGCAACTGGGCATTACAACCAGCGATATTGTAGCTGCTATCCGGGCGCAAAATGCGCAACCCGCGGTGGGGAAGATAGGACAGGAACCTGCCTTGGCCGATCAGCAATTGGTTTATACCGTCACTGCGAAAGGCCGGTTATTAGAACCCGAACAATTTGAGAATATCATCTTGCGTTCGGATGGGCCGCGCGGTGTGTTGTATTTAAAAGATGTGGCGCGGATCGAACTGGGTGCGCAAGACTATTCAACCCGGACTTTGTTGAATGGACAGCCGGGTTTGGGTATCGGTGTGTTTTTGCGCTCCGGTGCCAACGCGCTGGATACGGCTGCAGCAGTTAAAGCCAAGATGAATGAGCTGCAGCATTATTTCCCTGAAGGGGTGCAGTACGTTGTTTCCTATGATATCAGCGTGTTTGTCAAAGCCTCCATTTGGGAAGTGATCAAAACCCTGGGGGAAGCCATGTTGCTGGTGGTTCTGGTGGTTTATTTGTTTCTGCAGAGCTGGCGCGCCACGCTGATTCCGATTATCGCCATCCCGATCTCTTTGATCGGCACGTTTGCCGGACTCTGGTTGCTGGGGTACTCGATCAATACTTTGACGCTTTTTGCCATGGTGCTCTCAATCGGCATTGTGGTCGATGATGCGATTGTGGTGCTGGAAAATATCGAGCGGTTAATGACGCAAGAAAAATTATCACCGATGAATGCCGCGATCAAGGCGATGCAACAGGTATCCAGCGCCGTGGTAGCGATGACCATGGTTCTGGTGGCGGTTTTTATTCCGGTGGCATTTTTAGGAGGCATAGCTGGTGAGTTGTATCGGCAGTTTGCTGTAACGGTGGCGGTGGCGGGCGTTATTTCCGGCATTGTGGCCTTGACGTTAACGCCCACTTTGTGCGCGGCTTTACTCCGGCCCACGCATCGTCAATCGGTTTTCTTTACCTGGTTCAACACATATTTTGAGCAAGTGCGCAGATTTTATGTGGGCATGGTGGGCCTGAGTCTGCGCAACTCGATCCGATGCGTATTGATTTTCGCGTTGGTGATTGTGGGACTGATGGTTCTGGTGAAGCATATTCCGGAGAGCTTGGTTCCTGCGGAAGATCAAGGTTTCGTGATTGCAGCGGTGATTCTGCCCGATAGTGCCACGCTGGCAAGAACCGTGCAAACCGCTGACGCCGTTGTTGCCGAGCTGATGAGCAAGGAGCCCGCGGTGATTTTTCAGTTTGCGGTGAATGGACTGGATTTTATTGGCGGCGGGAACAAAACGAATGTATCGACCATATTTCTGCGTTTGAAAGATTGGTCGGAACGTACGGTCAGCGCGGAAGAAACGGTCAAGAAGATATTTCAAGTGGGTGCTCAGCAACCGGATGGTCTGGCGATTGCCTTTAATCCACCGGCGATACGGGGACTGGGCAGTACCGGCGGGTTTGAATTATTTGTGCAGAGCCGTACGGGTTCCGATACTGCACAGTTAGCCGTGGTGGTGAATGAATTCATGCAGGCGTTGAGGCAAGAACCCAGGCTGGCGACAGTGAATTCATTTTTGCGTTCGTCGGTACCGCAGTATTTTATCGAAGTGGATGAAGCTAAAGCCGTCGCGCAAGGGGTTGCTATCGCGGATATTTATGACACGCTGCAAAGCACGATGGGAACATTCTATGTTAATGATTTCAATCGCTTTGGACGGACGTATCGCGTACAGCTACAGGCTGAGGCCGCGTTCCGCATGAAAGCGGAGGACTTGGGGAAAGTCTACGTGCGCGCGCAATCGGGTGCGATGGTGCCTTTGTCAGCCTTGAGCACAGTCAAGCACATCGTGGGTGCGGAACAACTGGAGCGATTCAATGGCCTGCTGGCGGCGAAAATCATGGGGAGCGGCGCCAGCGGTGTCAGCTCCGGCGAGGCCATTGCGTTGGTCGAAAGCATTGCAGCCACAATCTTGCCGGAAGGTTATCAAATTGCCTGGACCGGTGCCGCATTTCAGGAAAAAAGATTGGGCTCGGCGGCGATCTTCGCCTTCAGTCTTGCGGTCGTGATGGTTTTCCTGATTTTGGCTGCGCAATTTGAAACCTGGGCGTTGCCCGTGGCCGTCATTATGGCGATTCCATTTGCGATGCTCGGTGCATTAGCCGCAATTCTGCTGCGTGGTATGCCCAATGATATTTATTTTCAGATCGGCATGGTGACGTTGATCGGGTTGACGGCAAAAAATGCGATTCTGCTGGTTGAATTTGCCAGCCAGAGAATGAAGCAGGGCGTGGATGCTGCCCAGGCGGCGATTCAATCCGCGCAACTGCGTTTTCGTCCGATCGTAATGACTTCGATGGCATTTATATTGGGCGTGGTTCCGCTGGTTATCGCCACCGGCGCTGGCTCGGCCGCGCGCCAATCGATGGGAACCGGAGTTTTTGGCGGCATGATCATGGCGACTACCGTCGCCACTATTTTTGTGCCATTATTTTTTTCCTGGTTTGTGCGCAAACACGAACCTAAACAACCTGAGACTCTGCAAGCCATAATGCCCAAATCACAACTATCTGATAAGTCGGATAGAGATGCTCAGGATTGATGGATTCAAATAGTTGAGAAACTATCTGCGTTGTCGTTGCAGTGTTAGAAGCGATGACGACTTGTCAGAAAGTCTTTGAACAATCCCTGTTTGTCATTCCGAATATAGTGAGGAATCTTCAAGAATTAATGTGATAAATTTCTCGTTGCACGCGAAATGACAGCGATGCAAGAGCTTCCCGGAGAATAAGGATTATCACGCAGTAAAATTGTCGATTGTCATTTGCTTTCAAACGATGCTATTGTGCAGCGAAACCCTTCTAGTAAATTTTTATTAAAAAACAGTTTAAACTAAATTTATACAAATTCATTTTGAAAAGGACTAAGATATTTCGGAGAATCTAATGTTGTAGATTTATATAGTCTGCTACAGATTGTAGCTTTGGTTTTGCTCTGATCATTCCAGATAACAGTTGGTGCTGTGGAAGCGATATTTCTGACGAGCTGAAACCTTATTTAATAGTTTGAAGTTTTTCCCCAGCTCAGGAATGCTGATCATGGCAACTACAATTATCAATTTATCCAGCCTCGATGGCACAAACGGCTTTCGTTTGGATGGTGTCGCGGCGAATCAACTATCCGGTGCGTCAGTTAGCAATGCGGGTGATGTGGACGGAGATGGATTTGATGATGTCATTATCGGTGCTCCAGATGCCAGCCCGAACGGAAAGAATTCCGGTGCCAGCTATGTAGTGTTTGGTAAGGCTTCAGGTTTTAGTGCTACGATGAGTTTATCTACTCTCAACGGCGGCAATGGCTTCCGCCTGGAAGGGTCAGCCGCAGGTGATCGGTTAGGTAGTGTCTGCAATGCTGGGGATGTCAATGGTGATGGTTTAGATGATTTGATTATTGGAGCACCTGGAGCTGATTCGAATGGAAGTAACTCAGGATCCAGTTACGTGGTGTTTGGTAAAGATACCGGATTTGAGGCCACAATGAATTTATCCAGTCTTGACGGTAATAACGGCTTTCGCTTGGATGGCCCAGCTTCAGATCTTATGAAATTGGGATCTGGAGCACCGGTCAGTAGTGCTGGAGATATCAATGGGGATGGCTTTGACGACGTGATTATCGGGGCATCATCGCAAGGCAATGACGACTATTCTTCTCCGGTAACTGTTGATTATGTCGTGTTTGGAAAAGCCCCGGGATTCGACTCGATATCCAATCTATCGGACCTAAACGGAAGTAATGGTTTTCGTTTACAACTTGCTACTATAGCAGAAACGACATCAGTCAGTAGTGCAGGCGATATTAACGGTGATGGCTACGACGATCTGATTGTAGGTATTCTATTACCATCTACCTATCGTGATGCCATAAATGGCACTGTAAGTTACGTAGTGTTCGGCAAAGGCTCCGGTTTTGATTCTGCAATAAATTTATTCAATCTTGATGGCAGCGATGGTTTCAAGTTAACGGGTATGGGTTTTAACTTGTATGGGGGAGCGCTTGATGTCAGTAACGCGGGCGATATTAATGGCGACGGATTCGGTGATTTGATCATTGGTGCTGCTGAAGAATTTCGGGCCGGGTATGATTCTGGTACCAGCTACGTAGTGTTTGGCAAGGCATCGGGATTTGATGCCACAATGAGTTTATCCGATCTTGATGGCGACAATGGTTTTCGTATTGATGGCGTGACTGAAAATGATCGATCGGGATCTTCGGTGAGCGGTGCAGGGGATGTGAATGGCGATGGTTTCGATGATTTGATTGTAGGTGCTCCCGGAGCACCAAATTCGAATGGTGACCGATCCGGTTCCAGCTATGTAGTATTTGGTAAGGCCTCGGGTTTTGATGCCACAATGAGTTTATCCGATCTTGATGGCGACAATGGTTTTCGTATTGATGGCGTGACTGAAAATGATCGATCGGGATCTTCGGTGAGCGGTGCAGCGGATGTGAATGGCGATGGTTTCGATGATTTGATTGTCGGTGCCCCCGGCGTTAATTTGAATGGCGAAAATTCTAATGCCAGCTTTGTGATCTTTGGCCGCAGCGATTTTACCGGTGGTAGTGACGTGGATTTTCCCGGTACACCCGGCAATGATATTTTCACCGGCACTTCCGCTGCGGAAAGTTTTGTGGGAGGCGCCGGCAATGACCGCATGATCGGCCGTGGTGGCGCGGATTCGTTCGATGGCGGTGCAGGCAACGATTACATCCGCATCTTGGGCGATAATTTTCAATTTGTCGATGGTGGGTTGGGTACTGATATCCTGGGACTGGCTGGGAGCGGCTTCAATCTAGACTTGTCAGGCGTAATCGATAACATCCACGGTATCGAGATTATCGCCCTATACGGTGTCGGCGACAATACGCTGACCTTGACGGCACAGGATGTCATCGATCTATCGGGTGAGACGAATACGCTGAAAATCAAAGGCAATGTCGGGGATAGCGTGGTTGGGCTGAGCAACGGCTGGGTGGACGGTGGTATTCGGGGTAACTTCCATGAGTATACACAGGGCGATGCGGTGGTGCTGATCGGGGTGAATGTGACCACGGATTTCCCGGTTGGTTAACGAGCCTTTCAGAATTACTCGATTGTTAGAAACAGACCGGAAAGATCGCATCTTTCGGTCTGTTTTTTTACCCCAGCTTGCGCTTTAGGGTGTTTCCCTGATGTTATTTCAGGCAATAAAAAAGCCACTTGATATCAAGTGGCTTTTTTATAACGAGGAGATTTTTTATTAATTAGCTGGAGTGTTATCGATATTGCCGCTTACGAATTGCGGTGCCTGGCTTTCACCAGCTAATTTGTAATGTATCGCTGCCTGAGCTTTATTCTCAGCTACTAATTTTTCATATTCACGAATATTGGCTTTTTCATGAGATTGAAAATCCAGACCTTTGCGACCATAGTAAAAAGATCTTGATTCATAATCTTCCAAAGCAGCTTGGTGTTGTGCAAGCTTAACTTCTGCTTCTTTTAATAACACTTCATGTTGTTTTGCCAATTGCAGATGTTCTTGAGCGGTTAAAATTTCTTCGGCGCTTGCGGAGCTGAAGGGCAGGCCGACAAAAAATAAAGCAGCGATTAATGATATTGCTGTAATAGTTTTTTGAGTTTTCATGATTTTTGCCTCCGAGATAAATTTCAACGATTGAGTACATATTAATGACTCCCGCATCGAAAATAAATCGGGAAACCCTTGATTCTTATACTGGGGAAACCCTTGTTGATC from Nitrosomonas ureae harbors:
- a CDS encoding DUF3467 domain-containing protein, giving the protein MTEQNNVPIENKTEAARNQAMQINVKMQQGEHAGQPLYSNFASIQGGQGVVIVDFGFLDPQTMSTLNQLVRAGKRVPDTVGARMSCRIALSVEAAHNLAHQLNQLLQKK
- a CDS encoding cupredoxin domain-containing protein — its product is MAKTTTIIFLLAGILAFNIPATAQQQDKSSEQEKQDHSGHDMDHDAHDHSEHSMDQDKHDHSGHSISTKTGAAVDHAGEHGADDTDHGHDHDMDHSAHDTHAMDHGDMHHHHHMDDDHIMDHEGTMIMGQNLDKLPSSCQSISEEVEITVRAGRKYSAKFPGTAFAFDQQQWHVKPCAKVTWHFINEDSVRHQFMMHGLPKYLYKYGMFHLEVTGPRTVSGTIIVPGSDDTYLVHCDISHHMEKGMKAQLVVGKGGKDIPSIPGLTPYNVNDGYEAEDLPKVSNKPSGKAEKNLLTLEMTNFSDPDLRNYGIMLIGALIGLFLIPLFKKIPLRKKND
- a CDS encoding multicopper oxidase domain-containing protein gives rise to the protein MPVHIFFALLTFCMMSAAVTAQASLKLPETIKVDPAALTAEPMCDPIISAAWREAQEIDGVKIEASPGCSPDNPAWIAAAVKGTNNISMDTLMKTGLSPDAIIKTDDLDGDGDPDRIIIKLEIMELNGKTPDFPGVLPTFDIAPGIQPGAWVFAPKMSGMSTENFESIRANPLLRLPSPVIRVEVGDIVQIVLENTHYFPHSIHLHGVDHPFSHGEHGGQDGVPQTSEVELMPGERRIYQFQARQPGTMFYHCHVQTHTHLAMGLAGMIIVEENRPNNWLQTLNIGAGHVRHPSVAVREQFDQEYDLHYHAMDKQLGEIIQKHNDPRLIARDMNRRYDITDSTEDYFTLNGLSFPYTLRESLIIVEPDQKIKLRLLNSGGEQIAVHTHGHHATITHYDGVEHNPMAQIMRDVFDIAPAQRLDLKLETVNDGKHSYGEGDWLIHDHREKGITTDGMAEGGSMSSIVYTSYLGKDGMPKVSHFGIDLNKYFTKEYFERRLPIWQDLDEWASLGSPGERTGLDTATQTLLLNALYGLLAGFLIYLIFARWGQIKQSATAAIARLKSPKGSNQ
- a CDS encoding efflux RND transporter periplasmic adaptor subunit translates to MAGCGGSEPDQPTAGTNPAIAVTFMVAEPVNMPMSLETIAQTEGAKEIEVRPRVGGILLKRLYDEGAAIVAGQPLFLIDPEPFQNALNEAGALLREQEVRVLRARTDENRQRQLLAENFVSQRAHELTTADLAIEEAALQAAKVRVRQAQLNLSYTTVKAPVSGMTGRAQFSEGALVSANSSLLTTLAQLSPIWVRFSFSDNEVARFGGHLNEKNVHSVQMILADGSEYQQTGKINFAASRIDPMLGTQQLRATFDNADQRILPGQFVRVRVTAGESRTVYVVPQVAVLSSDLGRFVYVIDEHNAVVQRAVIAGDWIGKDWIILDGLHAGDRVVVDNLIKLSPGKTVDPQLRDAPSS
- a CDS encoding efflux RND transporter permease subunit encodes the protein MARFFIERPIFASVLSIIIVLAGLAAAMQLPIEQYPRITPPTVIVTANFPGASAETVIKTVAAPIEEKLSAIEGLLYFNSSADSSGRLTITVTFEIGTDVDRATFNVSNEVNTALARLPDEVRRTGITIQKRTNDLLLVFAVTSQDPQHTGLFLSNFITNNILDDIRRAPGVGEARIFGAQDYSMRIWLRPDRMAQLGITTSDIVAAIRAQNAQPAVGKIGQEPALADQQLVYTVTAKGRLLEPEQFENIILRSDGPRGVLYLKDVARIELGAQDYSTRTLLNGQPGLGIGVFLRSGANALDTAAAVKAKMNELQHYFPEGVQYVVSYDISVFVKASIWEVIKTLGEAMLLVVLVVYLFLQSWRATLIPIIAIPISLIGTFAGLWLLGYSINTLTLFAMVLSIGIVVDDAIVVLENIERLMTQEKLSPMNAAIKAMQQVSSAVVAMTMVLVAVFIPVAFLGGIAGELYRQFAVTVAVAGVISGIVALTLTPTLCAALLRPTHRQSVFFTWFNTYFEQVRRFYVGMVGLSLRNSIRCVLIFALVIVGLMVLVKHIPESLVPAEDQGFVIAAVILPDSATLARTVQTADAVVAELMSKEPAVIFQFAVNGLDFIGGGNKTNVSTIFLRLKDWSERTVSAEETVKKIFQVGAQQPDGLAIAFNPPAIRGLGSTGGFELFVQSRTGSDTAQLAVVVNEFMQALRQEPRLATVNSFLRSSVPQYFIEVDEAKAVAQGVAIADIYDTLQSTMGTFYVNDFNRFGRTYRVQLQAEAAFRMKAEDLGKVYVRAQSGAMVPLSALSTVKHIVGAEQLERFNGLLAAKIMGSGASGVSSGEAIALVESIAATILPEGYQIAWTGAAFQEKRLGSAAIFAFSLAVVMVFLILAAQFETWALPVAVIMAIPFAMLGALAAILLRGMPNDIYFQIGMVTLIGLTAKNAILLVEFASQRMKQGVDAAQAAIQSAQLRFRPIVMTSMAFILGVVPLVIATGAGSAARQSMGTGVFGGMIMATTVATIFVPLFFSWFVRKHEPKQPETLQAIMPKSQLSDKSDRDAQD